The Synchiropus splendidus isolate RoL2022-P1 chromosome 1, RoL_Sspl_1.0, whole genome shotgun sequence genome includes a window with the following:
- the bcl6aa gene encoding BCL6A transcription repressor a isoform X2, with translation MPHSFQQKKAQQMLLLCQGVNGVRKEAESVVWNHQKQSLHELDKMACAADSCIQFTRHASDVLLNLNRLRSRDILTDVTILVNRQQFRAHKTVLMACSGLFYTIFTDSHKCNLNAISLDPKVDPEGFAIVLEFMYTSRLALKESLIMSIMNTAIYLQMDHVVDTCHRFIKSSDPTAKLSRDEFLVSPLVLSQDVHAYRPHEVVESLHSRMAPFRDGRSYASNMFNGVGTPSNYHLYGQFPMPGFPFPLCKLTDAKNAFADLSKSSVHHKHCSPHDSGNVSRPDFSRAVGASSSSIIPSNAYASKETGRDDEMRKESHEVVSQSIGLGMRKRAFPTLTLEHQKDLSKEHAPAEEDLIHHHYPLGISSAGRKSLMSSPQSPLKSDCQPNSPTESSSSKNAGLSQSSGAQAQTGTPDPKARNWKKYKFIVMNQSAKEEEVALRDSGLCSPQRLALQSYLQPCESENLDLQNTSKSTDHSEDLPAPQASRLNNIISSALEGSLRNADNHASHYLSRLNCSSCGSQSPQHSDICPNSSRSRLAEEMAELNSEYSDSSCVHSDKPYKCDRCQAAFRYKGNLASHKTVHTGEKPYRCNICGAQFNRPANLKTHTRIHSGEKPYKCETCGARFVQVAHLRAHVLIHTGEKPYPCEICGTRFRHLQTLKSHLRIHTGEKPYHCEKCNLHFRHKSQLRLHLRQKHGAITNTKIQYRMSTADMPTDLTKTC, from the exons ATGCCTCACTCCTTCCAGCAGAAAAAAG CTCAACAAATGCTGTTGTTGTGTCAGGGAGTGAACGGGGTGAGGAAAGAGGCAGAATCCGTGGTCTGGAATCACCAAAAGCAAAGTTTGCACG AACTTGACAAGATGGCTTGCGCAGCAGACAGCTGCATACAGTTCACACGGCACGCCAGTGATGTCCTCCTCAACCTGAACCGGCTGCGCAGCAGGGACATCCTCACCGATGTCACCATCCTGGTGAACAGGCAGCAGTTCCGCGCGCACAAGACTGTGCTAATGGCTTGCAG TGGGCTGTTCTACACCATCTTCACAGACTCCCACAAGTGCAACCTAAATGCCATCAGTCTGGATCCGAAGGTGGACCCAGAGGGTTTTGCCATCGTGCTGGAGTTTATGTACACCTCCCGCTTGGCTCTGAAGGAGAGTCTGATCATGTCCATCATGAACACTGCCATCTATCTGCAGATGGACCACGTTGTGGACACCTGTCACAGATTCATCAAATCTAG TGATCCTACTGCCAAACTGTCCAGAGATGAGTTTTTGGTCAGTCCCTTGGTTTTATCTCAGGATGTCCACGCTTACAGACCCCACGAAGTTGTGGAAAGTTTGCACAGCCGAATGGCCCCATTCAGGGATGGCAGATCTTATGCCTCTAATATGTTTAACGGAGTCggcaccccaagcaactaccaCCTCTATGGGCAGTTCCCCATGCCTGGATTCCCATTTCCCCTGTGCAAGCTGACTGATGCCAAAAATGCTTTCGCTGACCTCTCCAAGAGCAGCGTCCACCATAAGCATTGTTCTCCTCACGACAGCGGCAATGTGAGCCGGCCAGACTTCTCCCGAGCAGTTGGCGCGTCGTCCTCTAGCATTATTCCCTCTAACGCCTACGCTTCAAAGGAGACGGGGAGAGATGATGAGATGAGGAAGGAAAGCCACGAGGTGGTCAGCCAGTCTATTGGACTCGGGATGAGAAAGCGTGCGTTCCCTACGTTGACCCTGGAGCACCAGAAAGATTTGAGCAAAGAGCACGCTCCGGCCGAGGAGGATTTGATCCATCACCACTACCCGCTGGGAATCTCCTCGGCTGGACGCAAGAGCCTCATGAGCAGCCCGCAGAGCCCCCTGAAATCTGACTGCCAGCCCAACTCGCCCACAGAatccagcagcagcaagaaCGCCGGCCTCTCTCAATCCAGCGGGGCACAAGCCCAGACGGGCACGCCGGACCCCAAAGCTCGGAACTGGAAGAAATACAAGTTCATTGTTATGAATCAGAGCGcaaaggaagaggaggtggcGCTGAGGGATTCTGGTCTGTGCTCACCCCAGAGACTAGCTCTGCAATCGTACCTCCAACCCTGTGAGTCAGAGAACCTCGACCTGCAGAACACGAGCAAGAGCACGGATCACAGCGAAGATCTACCCGCACCCCAGGCCAGTCGGCTCAACAACATCATCAGCAG TGCGCTGGAGGGCTCTCTGAGGAACGCTGACAATCATGCCTCGCACTATCTGAGCCGTCTCAATTGCTCCTCCTGTGGCTCCCAATCGCCACAGCACTCGGACATTTGCCCCAACTCGTCCAGGTCCCGCCTGGCAGAGGAGATGGCCGAACTGAATTCCGAGTATTCCGACTCCAGCTGTG TTCACAGCGACAAGCCATACAAGTGCGACCGCTGCCAGGCTGCGTTCCGCTATAAGGGCAACCTTGCCAGTCACAAGACTGTCCACACAG GAGAGAAGCCGTATCGCTGTAACATCTGTGGTGCTCAGTTCAACAGACCAGCTAACCTCAAGACTCACACTCGCATCCACTCAGGAGAGAAGCCATACAAATGTGAGACGTGTGGAGCTCGATTTGTTCAG gTGGCTCATCTGCGCGCCCACGTCCTGATCCACACGGGTGAGAAGCCGTACCCATGTGAGATCTGCGGTACGCGCTTCCGTCACCTGCAGACACTCAAGAGCCACCTGCGGATCCACACTGGAGAGAAGCCCTATCAT tgCGAGAAATGCAACCTGCACTTCCGCCATAAAAGTCAGCTGCGACTGCACTTGCGGCAGAAACATGGCGCCATAACCAACACCAAGATCCAGTACCGCATGTCCACCGCTGACATGCCGACAGACTTGACCAAGACATGTTGA
- the bcl6aa gene encoding BCL6A transcription repressor a isoform X1, with protein sequence MPHSFQQKKAQQMLLLCQGVNGVRKEAESVVWNHQKQSLHELDKMACAADSCIQFTRHASDVLLNLNRLRSRDILTDVTILVNRQQFRAHKTVLMACSGLFYTIFTDSHKCNLNAISLDPKVDPEGFAIVLEFMYTSRLALKESLIMSIMNTAIYLQMDHVVDTCHRFIKSSDPTAKLSRDEFLVSPLVLSQDVHAYRPHEVVESLHSRMAPFRDGRSYASNMFNGVGTPSNYHLYGQFPMPGFPFPLCKLTDAKNAFADLSKSSVHHKHCSPHDSGNVSRPDFSRAVGASSSSIIPSNAYASKETGRDDEMRKESHEVVSQSIGLGMRKRAFPTLTLEHQKDLSKEHAPAEEDLIHHHYPLGISSAGRKSLMSSPQSPLKSDCQPNSPTESSSSKNAGLSQSSGAQAQTGTPDPKARNWKKYKFIVMNQSAKEEEVALRDSGLCSPQRLALQSYLQPCESENLDLQNTSKSTDHSEDLPAPQASRLNNIISSALEGSLRNADNHASHYLSRLNCSSCGSQSPQHSDICPNSSRSRLAEEMAELNSEYSDSSCENGSFFCNECDSKFAEDEALKQHMLQVHSDKPYKCDRCQAAFRYKGNLASHKTVHTGEKPYRCNICGAQFNRPANLKTHTRIHSGEKPYKCETCGARFVQVAHLRAHVLIHTGEKPYPCEICGTRFRHLQTLKSHLRIHTGEKPYHCEKCNLHFRHKSQLRLHLRQKHGAITNTKIQYRMSTADMPTDLTKTC encoded by the exons ATGCCTCACTCCTTCCAGCAGAAAAAAG CTCAACAAATGCTGTTGTTGTGTCAGGGAGTGAACGGGGTGAGGAAAGAGGCAGAATCCGTGGTCTGGAATCACCAAAAGCAAAGTTTGCACG AACTTGACAAGATGGCTTGCGCAGCAGACAGCTGCATACAGTTCACACGGCACGCCAGTGATGTCCTCCTCAACCTGAACCGGCTGCGCAGCAGGGACATCCTCACCGATGTCACCATCCTGGTGAACAGGCAGCAGTTCCGCGCGCACAAGACTGTGCTAATGGCTTGCAG TGGGCTGTTCTACACCATCTTCACAGACTCCCACAAGTGCAACCTAAATGCCATCAGTCTGGATCCGAAGGTGGACCCAGAGGGTTTTGCCATCGTGCTGGAGTTTATGTACACCTCCCGCTTGGCTCTGAAGGAGAGTCTGATCATGTCCATCATGAACACTGCCATCTATCTGCAGATGGACCACGTTGTGGACACCTGTCACAGATTCATCAAATCTAG TGATCCTACTGCCAAACTGTCCAGAGATGAGTTTTTGGTCAGTCCCTTGGTTTTATCTCAGGATGTCCACGCTTACAGACCCCACGAAGTTGTGGAAAGTTTGCACAGCCGAATGGCCCCATTCAGGGATGGCAGATCTTATGCCTCTAATATGTTTAACGGAGTCggcaccccaagcaactaccaCCTCTATGGGCAGTTCCCCATGCCTGGATTCCCATTTCCCCTGTGCAAGCTGACTGATGCCAAAAATGCTTTCGCTGACCTCTCCAAGAGCAGCGTCCACCATAAGCATTGTTCTCCTCACGACAGCGGCAATGTGAGCCGGCCAGACTTCTCCCGAGCAGTTGGCGCGTCGTCCTCTAGCATTATTCCCTCTAACGCCTACGCTTCAAAGGAGACGGGGAGAGATGATGAGATGAGGAAGGAAAGCCACGAGGTGGTCAGCCAGTCTATTGGACTCGGGATGAGAAAGCGTGCGTTCCCTACGTTGACCCTGGAGCACCAGAAAGATTTGAGCAAAGAGCACGCTCCGGCCGAGGAGGATTTGATCCATCACCACTACCCGCTGGGAATCTCCTCGGCTGGACGCAAGAGCCTCATGAGCAGCCCGCAGAGCCCCCTGAAATCTGACTGCCAGCCCAACTCGCCCACAGAatccagcagcagcaagaaCGCCGGCCTCTCTCAATCCAGCGGGGCACAAGCCCAGACGGGCACGCCGGACCCCAAAGCTCGGAACTGGAAGAAATACAAGTTCATTGTTATGAATCAGAGCGcaaaggaagaggaggtggcGCTGAGGGATTCTGGTCTGTGCTCACCCCAGAGACTAGCTCTGCAATCGTACCTCCAACCCTGTGAGTCAGAGAACCTCGACCTGCAGAACACGAGCAAGAGCACGGATCACAGCGAAGATCTACCCGCACCCCAGGCCAGTCGGCTCAACAACATCATCAGCAG TGCGCTGGAGGGCTCTCTGAGGAACGCTGACAATCATGCCTCGCACTATCTGAGCCGTCTCAATTGCTCCTCCTGTGGCTCCCAATCGCCACAGCACTCGGACATTTGCCCCAACTCGTCCAGGTCCCGCCTGGCAGAGGAGATGGCCGAACTGAATTCCGAGTATTCCGACTCCAGCTGTG AAAATGGTTCATTCTTCTGTAATGAATGTGACTCTAAGTTTGCTGAGGATGAGGCGTTGAAACAACATATGCTCCAAGTTCACAGCGACAAGCCATACAAGTGCGACCGCTGCCAGGCTGCGTTCCGCTATAAGGGCAACCTTGCCAGTCACAAGACTGTCCACACAG GAGAGAAGCCGTATCGCTGTAACATCTGTGGTGCTCAGTTCAACAGACCAGCTAACCTCAAGACTCACACTCGCATCCACTCAGGAGAGAAGCCATACAAATGTGAGACGTGTGGAGCTCGATTTGTTCAG gTGGCTCATCTGCGCGCCCACGTCCTGATCCACACGGGTGAGAAGCCGTACCCATGTGAGATCTGCGGTACGCGCTTCCGTCACCTGCAGACACTCAAGAGCCACCTGCGGATCCACACTGGAGAGAAGCCCTATCAT tgCGAGAAATGCAACCTGCACTTCCGCCATAAAAGTCAGCTGCGACTGCACTTGCGGCAGAAACATGGCGCCATAACCAACACCAAGATCCAGTACCGCATGTCCACCGCTGACATGCCGACAGACTTGACCAAGACATGTTGA
- the bcl6aa gene encoding BCL6A transcription repressor a isoform X4 codes for MPHSFQQKKELDKMACAADSCIQFTRHASDVLLNLNRLRSRDILTDVTILVNRQQFRAHKTVLMACSGLFYTIFTDSHKCNLNAISLDPKVDPEGFAIVLEFMYTSRLALKESLIMSIMNTAIYLQMDHVVDTCHRFIKSSDPTAKLSRDEFLVSPLVLSQDVHAYRPHEVVESLHSRMAPFRDGRSYASNMFNGVGTPSNYHLYGQFPMPGFPFPLCKLTDAKNAFADLSKSSVHHKHCSPHDSGNVSRPDFSRAVGASSSSIIPSNAYASKETGRDDEMRKESHEVVSQSIGLGMRKRAFPTLTLEHQKDLSKEHAPAEEDLIHHHYPLGISSAGRKSLMSSPQSPLKSDCQPNSPTESSSSKNAGLSQSSGAQAQTGTPDPKARNWKKYKFIVMNQSAKEEEVALRDSGLCSPQRLALQSYLQPCESENLDLQNTSKSTDHSEDLPAPQASRLNNIISSALEGSLRNADNHASHYLSRLNCSSCGSQSPQHSDICPNSSRSRLAEEMAELNSEYSDSSCENGSFFCNECDSKFAEDEALKQHMLQVHSDKPYKCDRCQAAFRYKGNLASHKTVHTGEKPYRCNICGAQFNRPANLKTHTRIHSGEKPYKCETCGARFVQVAHLRAHVLIHTGEKPYPCEICGTRFRHLQTLKSHLRIHTGEKPYHCEKCNLHFRHKSQLRLHLRQKHGAITNTKIQYRMSTADMPTDLTKTC; via the exons ATGCCTCACTCCTTCCAGCAGAAAAAAG AACTTGACAAGATGGCTTGCGCAGCAGACAGCTGCATACAGTTCACACGGCACGCCAGTGATGTCCTCCTCAACCTGAACCGGCTGCGCAGCAGGGACATCCTCACCGATGTCACCATCCTGGTGAACAGGCAGCAGTTCCGCGCGCACAAGACTGTGCTAATGGCTTGCAG TGGGCTGTTCTACACCATCTTCACAGACTCCCACAAGTGCAACCTAAATGCCATCAGTCTGGATCCGAAGGTGGACCCAGAGGGTTTTGCCATCGTGCTGGAGTTTATGTACACCTCCCGCTTGGCTCTGAAGGAGAGTCTGATCATGTCCATCATGAACACTGCCATCTATCTGCAGATGGACCACGTTGTGGACACCTGTCACAGATTCATCAAATCTAG TGATCCTACTGCCAAACTGTCCAGAGATGAGTTTTTGGTCAGTCCCTTGGTTTTATCTCAGGATGTCCACGCTTACAGACCCCACGAAGTTGTGGAAAGTTTGCACAGCCGAATGGCCCCATTCAGGGATGGCAGATCTTATGCCTCTAATATGTTTAACGGAGTCggcaccccaagcaactaccaCCTCTATGGGCAGTTCCCCATGCCTGGATTCCCATTTCCCCTGTGCAAGCTGACTGATGCCAAAAATGCTTTCGCTGACCTCTCCAAGAGCAGCGTCCACCATAAGCATTGTTCTCCTCACGACAGCGGCAATGTGAGCCGGCCAGACTTCTCCCGAGCAGTTGGCGCGTCGTCCTCTAGCATTATTCCCTCTAACGCCTACGCTTCAAAGGAGACGGGGAGAGATGATGAGATGAGGAAGGAAAGCCACGAGGTGGTCAGCCAGTCTATTGGACTCGGGATGAGAAAGCGTGCGTTCCCTACGTTGACCCTGGAGCACCAGAAAGATTTGAGCAAAGAGCACGCTCCGGCCGAGGAGGATTTGATCCATCACCACTACCCGCTGGGAATCTCCTCGGCTGGACGCAAGAGCCTCATGAGCAGCCCGCAGAGCCCCCTGAAATCTGACTGCCAGCCCAACTCGCCCACAGAatccagcagcagcaagaaCGCCGGCCTCTCTCAATCCAGCGGGGCACAAGCCCAGACGGGCACGCCGGACCCCAAAGCTCGGAACTGGAAGAAATACAAGTTCATTGTTATGAATCAGAGCGcaaaggaagaggaggtggcGCTGAGGGATTCTGGTCTGTGCTCACCCCAGAGACTAGCTCTGCAATCGTACCTCCAACCCTGTGAGTCAGAGAACCTCGACCTGCAGAACACGAGCAAGAGCACGGATCACAGCGAAGATCTACCCGCACCCCAGGCCAGTCGGCTCAACAACATCATCAGCAG TGCGCTGGAGGGCTCTCTGAGGAACGCTGACAATCATGCCTCGCACTATCTGAGCCGTCTCAATTGCTCCTCCTGTGGCTCCCAATCGCCACAGCACTCGGACATTTGCCCCAACTCGTCCAGGTCCCGCCTGGCAGAGGAGATGGCCGAACTGAATTCCGAGTATTCCGACTCCAGCTGTG AAAATGGTTCATTCTTCTGTAATGAATGTGACTCTAAGTTTGCTGAGGATGAGGCGTTGAAACAACATATGCTCCAAGTTCACAGCGACAAGCCATACAAGTGCGACCGCTGCCAGGCTGCGTTCCGCTATAAGGGCAACCTTGCCAGTCACAAGACTGTCCACACAG GAGAGAAGCCGTATCGCTGTAACATCTGTGGTGCTCAGTTCAACAGACCAGCTAACCTCAAGACTCACACTCGCATCCACTCAGGAGAGAAGCCATACAAATGTGAGACGTGTGGAGCTCGATTTGTTCAG gTGGCTCATCTGCGCGCCCACGTCCTGATCCACACGGGTGAGAAGCCGTACCCATGTGAGATCTGCGGTACGCGCTTCCGTCACCTGCAGACACTCAAGAGCCACCTGCGGATCCACACTGGAGAGAAGCCCTATCAT tgCGAGAAATGCAACCTGCACTTCCGCCATAAAAGTCAGCTGCGACTGCACTTGCGGCAGAAACATGGCGCCATAACCAACACCAAGATCCAGTACCGCATGTCCACCGCTGACATGCCGACAGACTTGACCAAGACATGTTGA
- the bcl6aa gene encoding BCL6A transcription repressor a isoform X3: MQEVSRKALPELDKMACAADSCIQFTRHASDVLLNLNRLRSRDILTDVTILVNRQQFRAHKTVLMACSGLFYTIFTDSHKCNLNAISLDPKVDPEGFAIVLEFMYTSRLALKESLIMSIMNTAIYLQMDHVVDTCHRFIKSSDPTAKLSRDEFLVSPLVLSQDVHAYRPHEVVESLHSRMAPFRDGRSYASNMFNGVGTPSNYHLYGQFPMPGFPFPLCKLTDAKNAFADLSKSSVHHKHCSPHDSGNVSRPDFSRAVGASSSSIIPSNAYASKETGRDDEMRKESHEVVSQSIGLGMRKRAFPTLTLEHQKDLSKEHAPAEEDLIHHHYPLGISSAGRKSLMSSPQSPLKSDCQPNSPTESSSSKNAGLSQSSGAQAQTGTPDPKARNWKKYKFIVMNQSAKEEEVALRDSGLCSPQRLALQSYLQPCESENLDLQNTSKSTDHSEDLPAPQASRLNNIISSALEGSLRNADNHASHYLSRLNCSSCGSQSPQHSDICPNSSRSRLAEEMAELNSEYSDSSCENGSFFCNECDSKFAEDEALKQHMLQVHSDKPYKCDRCQAAFRYKGNLASHKTVHTGEKPYRCNICGAQFNRPANLKTHTRIHSGEKPYKCETCGARFVQVAHLRAHVLIHTGEKPYPCEICGTRFRHLQTLKSHLRIHTGEKPYHCEKCNLHFRHKSQLRLHLRQKHGAITNTKIQYRMSTADMPTDLTKTC; the protein is encoded by the exons ATGCAAGAAGTTTCTAGGAAAGCGCTACCAG AACTTGACAAGATGGCTTGCGCAGCAGACAGCTGCATACAGTTCACACGGCACGCCAGTGATGTCCTCCTCAACCTGAACCGGCTGCGCAGCAGGGACATCCTCACCGATGTCACCATCCTGGTGAACAGGCAGCAGTTCCGCGCGCACAAGACTGTGCTAATGGCTTGCAG TGGGCTGTTCTACACCATCTTCACAGACTCCCACAAGTGCAACCTAAATGCCATCAGTCTGGATCCGAAGGTGGACCCAGAGGGTTTTGCCATCGTGCTGGAGTTTATGTACACCTCCCGCTTGGCTCTGAAGGAGAGTCTGATCATGTCCATCATGAACACTGCCATCTATCTGCAGATGGACCACGTTGTGGACACCTGTCACAGATTCATCAAATCTAG TGATCCTACTGCCAAACTGTCCAGAGATGAGTTTTTGGTCAGTCCCTTGGTTTTATCTCAGGATGTCCACGCTTACAGACCCCACGAAGTTGTGGAAAGTTTGCACAGCCGAATGGCCCCATTCAGGGATGGCAGATCTTATGCCTCTAATATGTTTAACGGAGTCggcaccccaagcaactaccaCCTCTATGGGCAGTTCCCCATGCCTGGATTCCCATTTCCCCTGTGCAAGCTGACTGATGCCAAAAATGCTTTCGCTGACCTCTCCAAGAGCAGCGTCCACCATAAGCATTGTTCTCCTCACGACAGCGGCAATGTGAGCCGGCCAGACTTCTCCCGAGCAGTTGGCGCGTCGTCCTCTAGCATTATTCCCTCTAACGCCTACGCTTCAAAGGAGACGGGGAGAGATGATGAGATGAGGAAGGAAAGCCACGAGGTGGTCAGCCAGTCTATTGGACTCGGGATGAGAAAGCGTGCGTTCCCTACGTTGACCCTGGAGCACCAGAAAGATTTGAGCAAAGAGCACGCTCCGGCCGAGGAGGATTTGATCCATCACCACTACCCGCTGGGAATCTCCTCGGCTGGACGCAAGAGCCTCATGAGCAGCCCGCAGAGCCCCCTGAAATCTGACTGCCAGCCCAACTCGCCCACAGAatccagcagcagcaagaaCGCCGGCCTCTCTCAATCCAGCGGGGCACAAGCCCAGACGGGCACGCCGGACCCCAAAGCTCGGAACTGGAAGAAATACAAGTTCATTGTTATGAATCAGAGCGcaaaggaagaggaggtggcGCTGAGGGATTCTGGTCTGTGCTCACCCCAGAGACTAGCTCTGCAATCGTACCTCCAACCCTGTGAGTCAGAGAACCTCGACCTGCAGAACACGAGCAAGAGCACGGATCACAGCGAAGATCTACCCGCACCCCAGGCCAGTCGGCTCAACAACATCATCAGCAG TGCGCTGGAGGGCTCTCTGAGGAACGCTGACAATCATGCCTCGCACTATCTGAGCCGTCTCAATTGCTCCTCCTGTGGCTCCCAATCGCCACAGCACTCGGACATTTGCCCCAACTCGTCCAGGTCCCGCCTGGCAGAGGAGATGGCCGAACTGAATTCCGAGTATTCCGACTCCAGCTGTG AAAATGGTTCATTCTTCTGTAATGAATGTGACTCTAAGTTTGCTGAGGATGAGGCGTTGAAACAACATATGCTCCAAGTTCACAGCGACAAGCCATACAAGTGCGACCGCTGCCAGGCTGCGTTCCGCTATAAGGGCAACCTTGCCAGTCACAAGACTGTCCACACAG GAGAGAAGCCGTATCGCTGTAACATCTGTGGTGCTCAGTTCAACAGACCAGCTAACCTCAAGACTCACACTCGCATCCACTCAGGAGAGAAGCCATACAAATGTGAGACGTGTGGAGCTCGATTTGTTCAG gTGGCTCATCTGCGCGCCCACGTCCTGATCCACACGGGTGAGAAGCCGTACCCATGTGAGATCTGCGGTACGCGCTTCCGTCACCTGCAGACACTCAAGAGCCACCTGCGGATCCACACTGGAGAGAAGCCCTATCAT tgCGAGAAATGCAACCTGCACTTCCGCCATAAAAGTCAGCTGCGACTGCACTTGCGGCAGAAACATGGCGCCATAACCAACACCAAGATCCAGTACCGCATGTCCACCGCTGACATGCCGACAGACTTGACCAAGACATGTTGA